Proteins found in one Pirellulales bacterium genomic segment:
- a CDS encoding alkaline phosphatase family protein, producing the protein MSRPRPIAVIGLDCAEASLVFREFRDELPHLRGLMESGSYGVLNSCHPPITVPAWACMTSGYDAGQLGVYGFRNRKDHSYENLSLALSTSIKKPRIWDHFSAAGRTSICLGVPQTFPILKPPKGIMISSFLTPDKESPWCVPKSLAPEVDRVAEGDYIIDARNFRTHDKKWLLEEIRTMTRRRFLVADHLATTQPWDLFWMVEMGTDRIHHGFWHYCDPTHPKFPGEDNPFRWALRDYYREIDGYIGRLLSKLPAETLVVVVSDHGAQPMYGGIAVNEWLIQKGYLVLHEYPSEPTPTPKLKIDWSQTRVWSEGGYYARVFFNVKGRERNGVIEPHEYEAWRDRIIAEMEALPGPDGQPIGTRVHRPEELFREQNNIPPDLITYWGMMSWRSVGTVGGREIYVPENDTGPDEANHDWSGIFISRDPLVAGGGEVEGLRLLDVGVSLLAAAGLPVPADTAGQPSIRWS; encoded by the coding sequence TTGTCACGTCCTCGTCCGATTGCCGTCATTGGCCTTGATTGCGCTGAAGCCTCACTGGTCTTTCGAGAGTTTCGCGACGAATTGCCCCATCTGCGCGGACTGATGGAGTCGGGCAGTTATGGCGTGCTGAATAGTTGTCATCCGCCGATCACGGTGCCGGCCTGGGCCTGCATGACCAGCGGTTACGATGCTGGCCAACTGGGCGTCTACGGTTTCCGCAACCGCAAAGATCACAGCTACGAAAATCTCAGCCTGGCCTTATCGACGTCGATCAAAAAGCCACGCATCTGGGATCACTTCAGTGCGGCCGGGCGAACCTCGATCTGCCTGGGCGTACCGCAGACGTTTCCGATTCTGAAACCCCCCAAGGGAATCATGATCAGCAGCTTTCTGACACCCGACAAGGAATCGCCGTGGTGCGTGCCCAAGTCGCTGGCGCCCGAGGTCGACCGTGTGGCCGAGGGAGACTACATCATCGATGCGCGCAATTTTCGCACGCACGATAAGAAATGGCTGCTCGAAGAAATCCGCACCATGACGCGCCGGCGGTTCCTCGTGGCCGATCATCTGGCGACGACGCAGCCGTGGGATCTGTTCTGGATGGTCGAGATGGGGACCGATCGCATCCATCACGGCTTCTGGCACTACTGCGACCCGACGCATCCCAAGTTCCCGGGCGAGGATAATCCCTTCCGCTGGGCCTTGCGAGATTACTATCGTGAAATCGACGGCTACATCGGCCGCCTGTTATCGAAGCTACCGGCCGAGACGCTGGTCGTGGTCGTCTCCGACCATGGCGCGCAGCCGATGTATGGCGGCATCGCCGTCAATGAGTGGTTGATTCAAAAGGGGTACCTCGTCCTGCACGAATATCCGAGCGAGCCGACTCCAACGCCCAAGCTCAAGATCGACTGGTCGCAGACCCGTGTCTGGAGCGAGGGGGGCTACTATGCCCGCGTTTTCTTCAACGTGAAGGGACGCGAGCGAAATGGCGTGATCGAGCCGCACGAGTACGAGGCCTGGCGCGACCGGATCATCGCCGAGATGGAGGCGTTGCCCGGTCCTGACGGGCAGCCGATCGGCACGCGAGTCCATCGCCCTGAAGAATTGTTCCGCGAGCAGAACAACATTCCGCCCGACCTGATTACGTACTGGGGTATGATGAGTTGGCGCAGCGTGGGAACGGTCGGTGGACGCGAGATCTACGTCCCCGAGAATGACACCGGTCCCGACGAGGCGAACCACGACTGGAGCGGAATCTTCATCAGCCGCGACCCGCTCGTGGCCGGGGGGGGCGAGGTAGAAGGTTTGCGTTTGCTCGACGTGGGTGTCAGCTTATTAGCGGCCGCCGGACTGCCGGTGCCCGCTGATACGGCGGGTCAACCGAGCATTCGCTGGAGCTGA